Proteins from a single region of Desulfolutivibrio sulfoxidireducens:
- a CDS encoding valine--tRNA ligase codes for MATEALPSGYEPAEVESRWIDYWREHKTFSPDPDGPGDPYCIVIPPPNVTGALHMGHALDITLQDILCRFHRQLGRKVLWVPGTDHAGIATQNVVERALSAEGKSREDLGREKFIERVWEWRAQYGGRIVNQIKRLGASVDWSRERFTMDDGLSRAVREVFVRLYEEGLIYRGDYIINWCPRCRTALADLEVEYAPHASKIYHIRYPVAGTDRFVTVATTRPETMLGDTAVAVHPEDERYADLVGKTVVLPLVGRVIPVIADAYVEREFGTGCLKVTPAHDMNDFDLGRKHGLACISVMDGAGVINSEAPEKYHGLDRLACRKVVLEDLAALGLLEAVKDYEHNVGECYRCKTVIEPFVSKQWFVRAKPLAAVARKAVEDGRTNIFPEQWTKTYYDWLDNIRDWCISRQIWWGHRIPAWTCQDCGELIVARQDPESCPKCAGSRLTRDEDVLDTWFSSALWPFSTLGWPDDTPELRTFYPTSVLVTGFDILFFWVARMMMMGLHFRDDVPFREVYIHALVRDAEGKKMSKSTGNVIDPLVMVDRYGTDALRFTLTSFAAMGRDIKLSEERIQGYRHFVNKLWNAARFSLMNLGEAVPEMDLALAAKAGPAHAWILDRLESVKEAVAGALGGYRFNEATQELYAFLWHEFCDWYLEMVKVDLSSGDAGRAAAAKRTLWTVLSELLTLLHPIMPFVTQEIWSRLPGVDQPDLARMPFPPMRPELRREESAATMELLRQVVVGVRNIRAELNISPGLKLSALVRTPSDVEAGRLAACAELIRFLARLDRFEAGVGLVAPKASAAAATLGCALFVPLAGAVDFTSEMARLAKEEAKVVKELEVVEKKLHNESFTAKAPAEVVEKEREKARTGHEKLSRLRELTRRIRGLMEA; via the coding sequence ATGGCCACCGAGGCGCTGCCAAGCGGGTATGAACCGGCCGAGGTCGAATCCAGGTGGATCGACTACTGGCGGGAGCACAAGACGTTTAGCCCGGATCCGGACGGGCCGGGCGACCCCTACTGCATCGTCATCCCCCCGCCCAACGTCACCGGGGCCTTGCACATGGGCCATGCCCTGGACATCACCCTCCAGGACATCCTGTGCCGTTTCCATAGGCAGCTTGGGCGCAAGGTCCTGTGGGTGCCGGGCACGGACCATGCCGGGATCGCCACCCAGAACGTGGTGGAGCGGGCGCTTTCCGCCGAGGGCAAATCGCGCGAGGATCTGGGCCGGGAGAAATTCATCGAGCGGGTGTGGGAGTGGCGGGCCCAGTACGGGGGCCGGATCGTCAACCAGATCAAGCGGCTGGGCGCGTCTGTGGACTGGTCCCGGGAGCGCTTCACCATGGACGATGGGCTGTCGCGGGCCGTGCGCGAGGTGTTCGTGCGGCTTTACGAGGAGGGCCTGATCTACCGGGGCGACTACATCATCAACTGGTGTCCGCGTTGCCGGACGGCCCTGGCCGATCTGGAGGTGGAGTACGCCCCGCACGCCTCGAAAATTTACCATATCCGCTATCCGGTGGCGGGCACGGACCGCTTCGTCACCGTGGCCACCACCCGGCCCGAGACCATGCTCGGGGATACGGCCGTGGCCGTGCATCCCGAGGATGAACGGTATGCGGATCTGGTGGGAAAGACGGTGGTCTTGCCGCTGGTGGGCCGGGTCATCCCGGTCATCGCCGACGCCTATGTGGAGCGGGAATTCGGCACGGGGTGCCTCAAGGTCACGCCGGCCCACGACATGAACGACTTCGATCTGGGCCGCAAACACGGCCTGGCCTGCATCTCGGTCATGGACGGGGCCGGGGTCATAAACAGCGAGGCCCCGGAAAAATATCACGGCCTGGACCGGCTGGCCTGCCGCAAGGTCGTCCTGGAGGACCTCGCCGCGCTTGGGCTTCTGGAGGCGGTCAAGGACTACGAGCACAACGTGGGCGAGTGCTACCGATGCAAGACGGTCATCGAGCCCTTCGTGTCCAAGCAGTGGTTCGTGCGCGCGAAACCGCTGGCGGCGGTGGCCCGCAAGGCCGTGGAGGACGGCCGCACGAACATCTTTCCCGAGCAGTGGACCAAGACCTACTACGACTGGCTGGACAATATCCGCGACTGGTGCATCTCGCGCCAGATCTGGTGGGGCCACCGCATCCCGGCCTGGACCTGCCAGGACTGCGGGGAGCTGATCGTGGCCCGTCAGGACCCGGAAAGCTGTCCCAAATGCGCCGGATCGCGCCTGACCCGGGACGAGGACGTGCTGGACACCTGGTTCTCCTCGGCCCTGTGGCCGTTTTCCACGCTGGGCTGGCCCGACGACACCCCGGAACTGCGCACGTTCTACCCCACCTCGGTCCTGGTCACGGGTTTCGACATCCTGTTTTTCTGGGTGGCCCGGATGATGATGATGGGGCTGCATTTCCGTGACGACGTGCCGTTTAGGGAGGTCTACATCCACGCCCTGGTGCGCGACGCCGAGGGCAAGAAGATGAGCAAGTCCACGGGCAACGTCATCGACCCCCTGGTCATGGTGGACCGCTACGGCACGGACGCGCTGCGTTTCACCCTGACCTCGTTCGCGGCCATGGGCCGGGACATCAAGCTCTCGGAGGAGCGCATCCAGGGGTACCGGCATTTCGTGAACAAGCTGTGGAACGCGGCCCGGTTTTCGCTGATGAACCTGGGTGAGGCCGTGCCGGAGATGGATTTGGCCCTGGCGGCCAAGGCCGGGCCGGCCCACGCCTGGATTCTGGACCGTCTGGAGTCGGTGAAGGAGGCCGTGGCCGGGGCGCTTGGCGGCTACCGCTTCAACGAGGCCACCCAGGAGCTGTATGCCTTTTTATGGCACGAGTTCTGCGACTGGTACCTGGAGATGGTCAAGGTGGACCTGTCCTCGGGCGATGCGGGCCGGGCGGCGGCGGCCAAACGCACGCTGTGGACCGTTTTGTCGGAGCTTTTGACGCTTCTGCACCCCATCATGCCCTTTGTGACCCAGGAGATCTGGAGCCGACTGCCGGGAGTGGACCAGCCCGATCTGGCCCGCATGCCCTTTCCGCCGATGCGCCCGGAACTGCGCCGGGAGGAGTCGGCCGCGACCATGGAGCTTTTGCGCCAGGTGGTGGTCGGGGTGCGCAACATCCGGGCGGAGCTGAATATCTCGCCGGGACTCAAGCTCTCCGCCCTGGTCCGGACCCCATCGGATGTGGAGGCCGGGCGGCTTGCGGCCTGCGCCGAGCTGATCCGTTTCCTGGCCAGGCTTGATCGGTTTGAGGCGGGAGTCGGCCTGGTCGCGCCCAAGGCCTCGGCGGCGGCGGCGACCTTGGGATGCGCCTTGTTCGTGCCTTTGGCCGGGGCTGTGGATTTCACCTCGGAGATGGCCAGGCTGGCCAAGGAAGAGGCCAAGGTGGTCAAGGAACTGGAGGTGGTGGAGAAAAAGCTGCACAACGAGAGTTTCACGGCCAAGGCTCCGGCCGAGGTGGTGGAGAAGGAGCGGGAGAAGGCCCGGACCGGTCACGAGAAGCTGTCCCGGCTGCGGGAACTGACCCGGCGCATCCGGGGGCTCATGGAGGCATAG
- a CDS encoding DUF721 domain-containing protein, whose protein sequence is MEVGMRTLAELMGVFLGGEEARRACRVVDLYREWEGVVGEELAGHVKPLGHRGGELRLGVADVVVMQEMVFFVPELLERVNGWLGQNLFDKVQFDLIGSKVPLDATRVSRPIFHVPAMVRPAKLGGLVGKLDPTSPVGRCYEKYVRFFSGTAKRGGRRKTSRNTDLEAKRT, encoded by the coding sequence ATGGAGGTAGGCATGCGGACGTTGGCCGAGCTTATGGGGGTTTTCCTGGGTGGCGAGGAGGCCCGGCGGGCGTGTCGGGTGGTGGATTTGTATCGGGAGTGGGAGGGTGTGGTCGGCGAGGAGCTGGCGGGTCATGTGAAGCCGCTTGGGCATCGGGGAGGGGAACTTCGGTTGGGAGTGGCCGATGTGGTGGTGATGCAGGAGATGGTATTTTTCGTTCCGGAGCTTTTGGAGCGGGTGAACGGGTGGCTGGGGCAAAACCTTTTTGACAAGGTACAATTCGACCTGATAGGAAGCAAAGTTCCGCTTGACGCGACGCGGGTGTCGCGTCCGATTTTTCATGTGCCGGCGATGGTCAGGCCCGCGAAGTTGGGCGGATTGGTGGGCAAGCTTGATCCGACCTCTCCGGTGGGGCGGTGTTACGAGAAATACGTACGCTTTTTTTCCGGGACCGCGAAACGCGGCGGCCGGCGAAAGACGTCACGGAATACGGACCTGGAGGCGAAGAGGACATGA
- the ahcY gene encoding adenosylhomocysteinase has protein sequence MEYDVKDLNLAEQGKLRMEWAGQSMPVLKIIGERFKKEKPLAGMRIAACLHVTTETGNLMRVLKDGGAEAYLCASNPLSTQDDVAAALVKEYGIPTFAIKGEDNASYYSHIMSCLKAKPNITMDDGADLLFTLHSEKKELIADVIGGTEETTTGVIRLKAMAAQGVLAYPVVAVNDAFTKHMFDNRYGTGQSTIDGIVRATNRLLAGSNFVVSGYGWCGKGLASRAHGMGANVIVTEVDPLRALEAMMDGFRVMPLSEAAPIGDFFCTVTGDIHVIRYEHFEAMKSGAIVCNSGHFNVELDLEALYAKATSRRMIREFVEEVTLPGGARVNVLAEGRLVNLAAAEGHPSSVMDMSFANQALSAEYLTQNAKTLSKNVFKVPDSIDKEIARLKLASVGVTIDTLTPEQVEYLSSFDMGT, from the coding sequence ATGGAATATGACGTCAAGGATCTGAACCTGGCCGAACAGGGCAAACTGCGCATGGAATGGGCCGGCCAGTCCATGCCGGTGCTGAAGATCATCGGCGAACGCTTCAAGAAGGAAAAACCCTTGGCCGGCATGCGCATTGCGGCCTGCCTGCATGTGACCACCGAGACCGGCAACCTCATGCGGGTCTTGAAGGACGGCGGGGCCGAGGCCTACCTGTGCGCCTCGAACCCGCTTAGCACCCAGGACGACGTGGCCGCGGCCCTGGTCAAGGAATACGGCATCCCCACCTTCGCCATCAAGGGCGAGGACAACGCCAGCTACTACAGTCACATCATGTCCTGCCTGAAGGCCAAGCCGAACATCACCATGGACGACGGCGCGGACCTTTTGTTCACGCTGCATTCCGAGAAAAAGGAACTCATCGCGGACGTCATCGGCGGCACCGAGGAGACCACCACCGGGGTCATCCGTCTCAAGGCCATGGCCGCCCAAGGCGTGCTGGCCTATCCGGTTGTGGCGGTCAACGACGCCTTCACCAAGCACATGTTCGATAACCGTTACGGAACGGGCCAATCCACCATCGACGGCATCGTGCGGGCCACCAACCGGCTTTTGGCCGGCAGCAACTTCGTGGTCAGCGGCTACGGCTGGTGCGGCAAGGGCCTGGCCTCGCGGGCCCACGGCATGGGCGCCAACGTCATCGTGACCGAGGTCGATCCCCTGCGGGCGCTTGAGGCCATGATGGACGGCTTCCGGGTGATGCCCCTGTCCGAGGCCGCGCCCATCGGCGATTTTTTCTGCACCGTGACCGGCGACATCCACGTCATCCGCTACGAGCATTTCGAGGCCATGAAAAGCGGGGCCATCGTGTGCAATTCCGGACATTTCAACGTGGAATTGGACCTCGAAGCCCTTTACGCCAAGGCCACGTCCCGGCGCATGATCCGCGAGTTCGTGGAGGAGGTCACCCTGCCCGGCGGCGCCCGTGTCAACGTTCTGGCCGAGGGCCGGCTGGTGAATCTGGCCGCCGCCGAAGGGCATCCCTCCAGCGTCATGGACATGAGCTTCGCCAACCAGGCGCTTTCCGCGGAATACCTGACCCAAAACGCCAAAACCTTGTCCAAGAACGTCTTCAAGGTGCCGGACTCCATTGACAAGGAGATCGCCCGCCTCAAGTTGGCCTCGGTGGGCGTGACCATCGACACCCTGACTCCGGAGCAGGTGGAATACCTGTCCTCCTTCGATATGGGAACATAA
- the metK gene encoding methionine adenosyltransferase, which yields MINAKGHYLFSSESVTEGHPDKVADQISDAVLDTLVAQDPDAHVACETLVTTGLAFIAGEITTTAYADFPAIVRETVREIGYNSSTMGFDWETCAVVSSVDKQSADIAQGVNRAKPEEQGAGDQGMMFGFACTETETLMPAPIYYAHKLSRRLSYVRKNKILDFLRPDGKTQVAVEYVDGKPARIDNVVVACQHDENIAYPDLVEAVKKEVIFKTLPEDMVDKKTKIYVNTTGRFVIGGPMGDCGLTGRKIIQDTYGGMGNHGGGAFSGKDPSKVDRSGAYMARYIAKNLVASGAVERCEVQIAYCIGVAEPLSVLVTSFGTGTTPDEALTKAVREVFDLRPYFIIKKLDLKRPVYKLTSCYGHFGRERPEFTWEKTDMADDLKTALKL from the coding sequence ATGATCAACGCGAAAGGCCATTATCTTTTCAGTTCCGAATCCGTGACCGAGGGGCATCCGGACAAGGTCGCGGACCAGATCTCCGACGCCGTTCTGGACACTCTGGTGGCCCAGGACCCGGATGCCCATGTGGCCTGCGAGACCCTGGTGACCACCGGCCTGGCCTTCATCGCCGGGGAGATCACTACCACGGCCTATGCCGACTTCCCGGCCATCGTCCGGGAGACGGTCCGGGAAATCGGCTACAACAGCTCGACCATGGGTTTCGACTGGGAGACCTGCGCCGTGGTGTCCTCGGTGGACAAGCAGTCCGCGGACATCGCCCAGGGCGTCAACCGGGCCAAGCCCGAGGAGCAGGGCGCCGGCGACCAGGGCATGATGTTCGGATTCGCCTGCACCGAGACCGAGACGCTGATGCCCGCCCCCATCTACTACGCCCACAAGCTGTCCCGCCGTCTGTCCTATGTTCGCAAGAACAAAATTCTGGACTTTTTGCGCCCGGACGGCAAGACCCAGGTGGCCGTGGAATACGTGGACGGCAAGCCGGCGCGCATCGACAACGTGGTGGTGGCCTGCCAGCACGACGAGAACATCGCTTATCCGGACCTGGTGGAGGCGGTGAAAAAAGAGGTTATCTTCAAGACCCTGCCCGAAGACATGGTGGACAAGAAGACCAAGATCTACGTGAACACCACCGGCCGTTTCGTCATCGGCGGCCCCATGGGCGACTGCGGCCTGACCGGTCGCAAGATCATCCAGGACACCTACGGCGGTATGGGCAACCACGGCGGCGGGGCGTTTTCCGGCAAGGACCCCTCCAAGGTGGACCGTTCCGGGGCGTACATGGCCCGGTACATCGCCAAGAACCTGGTGGCCTCGGGCGCGGTTGAGCGGTGCGAGGTCCAGATCGCGTATTGCATCGGGGTGGCCGAGCCGCTGTCGGTGCTGGTGACCTCGTTCGGCACGGGGACGACGCCCGACGAGGCCCTGACCAAGGCCGTGCGCGAGGTTTTCGATCTGCGCCCGTACTTCATCATCAAGAAGCTCGACCTCAAGCGCCCGGTCTACAAGCTGACCTCCTGCTACGGGCATTTCGGCCGCGAGCGGCCGGAATTCACCTGGGAAAAGACGGACATGGCCGACGACCTCAAAACGGCCCTCAAGCTGTAG
- the panC gene encoding pantoate--beta-alanine ligase: MRIVIEPRELQGICLDLRRQGQTVGLVPTMGYFHQGHVSLMDHARGRADTVVVSLFVNPTQFGPSEDLDRYPRDFARDRDTAEKAGVDILFAPEPGAMYAPDASTAVTVDGVSAGLCGASRPTHFRGVATVVTKLFMLVQPTFAVFGEKDRQQLAVIRRMVRDLDIPVEVVGRPIVREPDGLALSSRNVFLSQDERDQALWINKALQAAADLIASGERDPGTALVLARDILAAHAPLGEVEYLEAVDPDAMTPVTRVNGPTVLAAAMRFSRVRLIDNRLARPAAGGEGR; the protein is encoded by the coding sequence GTGCGCATCGTCATCGAACCACGTGAATTGCAAGGGATCTGCCTTGATCTGCGCCGCCAGGGCCAGACCGTGGGCCTGGTGCCCACCATGGGCTATTTTCATCAGGGCCACGTGAGCCTCATGGACCACGCCCGGGGTCGCGCGGACACGGTGGTGGTCAGCCTGTTCGTCAATCCCACCCAGTTCGGCCCGAGCGAGGACCTGGACCGCTACCCCCGGGATTTCGCGCGGGACCGGGACACGGCGGAAAAGGCCGGGGTGGACATCCTTTTCGCCCCCGAGCCCGGGGCCATGTACGCCCCGGACGCCTCGACCGCGGTCACTGTGGACGGGGTGTCCGCCGGGCTGTGCGGGGCCTCGCGGCCCACGCATTTTCGCGGCGTGGCCACGGTGGTGACCAAGCTTTTCATGCTGGTCCAGCCCACGTTCGCGGTGTTCGGGGAGAAGGACCGTCAGCAATTGGCCGTGATCCGGCGCATGGTCCGGGATCTGGACATTCCGGTCGAGGTGGTGGGGCGGCCCATCGTGCGCGAGCCCGACGGCCTGGCCCTAAGCTCCCGCAACGTGTTTTTGTCCCAGGACGAGCGGGACCAGGCCCTCTGGATCAACAAGGCCCTTCAGGCGGCGGCGGATCTGATCGCCTCCGGGGAACGCGATCCGGGTACGGCCCTGGTCCTGGCCCGGGACATCCTGGCCGCGCACGCCCCCCTGGGCGAGGTCGAGTATCTGGAGGCCGTGGACCCGGACGCCATGACCCCGGTGACGCGGGTGAACGGCCCCACGGTGCTGGCCGCGGCCATGCGTTTTTCCCGGGTACGGCTGATCGACAACCGGCTGGCCAGGCCAGCGGCCGGCGGGGAAGGCCGGTGA
- the truA gene encoding tRNA pseudouridine(38-40) synthase TruA, producing the protein MDHPVVRLRLVLAYDGTRFHGWQLQAGDRTVQGVVEKALEVLAGVPVRAIGSGRTDAGVHALGQTAHADVPASRAGLPWRRAVNALLPEDVAVVSAEIAPAGFHARFGAVQKTYAYCLWTEPEFVWPQRRPFVWACGPVDMAAMNAAAREFVGTRDFAAMQNTGTEIASTVRTVFSITPTPGTTPFETIWRFTADGFLKQMVRNMVGCLVAVGKGKVSPEDVRSLLTEGDRTRAPATAPARGLCLEAVEYGDHGHGDKRHLSDQPASGPGGGRGRRDGERVGAGEKCRSGHGAWRRFRAAVASSRHRRPGPIPDPAADRLR; encoded by the coding sequence ATGGACCATCCCGTTGTCCGCCTGCGGCTGGTGCTGGCCTACGACGGCACCCGCTTCCACGGCTGGCAGCTCCAGGCCGGGGACCGCACCGTGCAGGGCGTTGTGGAAAAGGCCCTGGAGGTGCTGGCGGGCGTGCCGGTGCGGGCCATCGGGTCCGGGCGCACGGACGCCGGGGTGCACGCCCTGGGGCAGACCGCGCATGCCGACGTGCCCGCGAGCCGGGCCGGCCTGCCCTGGCGGCGGGCCGTAAACGCGCTTTTGCCCGAGGACGTGGCCGTGGTGTCGGCGGAAATCGCCCCGGCCGGGTTTCACGCCCGGTTCGGGGCGGTGCAAAAGACCTACGCCTACTGCCTGTGGACCGAGCCGGAATTCGTCTGGCCCCAGAGGCGGCCCTTCGTATGGGCCTGCGGCCCGGTGGATATGGCGGCCATGAATGCGGCGGCCCGGGAATTTGTCGGCACCCGGGACTTCGCGGCCATGCAAAACACCGGCACCGAGATCGCCAGCACGGTGCGCACGGTCTTTTCGATCACCCCCACGCCCGGGACCACGCCTTTCGAGACGATCTGGCGGTTTACGGCCGACGGGTTCCTCAAGCAGATGGTCCGCAACATGGTGGGCTGCCTGGTGGCCGTGGGCAAGGGTAAAGTTTCCCCCGAAGATGTCCGATCCCTTCTTACCGAAGGGGACAGAACCCGGGCTCCGGCAACGGCGCCGGCCCGGGGGCTGTGCCTCGAAGCGGTGGAGTACGGGGACCATGGCCACGGGGATAAGCGACATCTATCTGACCAGCCTGCGTCTGGCCCGGGGGGCGGACGCGGACGCCGCGACGGTGAGCGAGTCGGCGCGGGTGAAAAATGCCGTTCGGGCCACGGGGCTTGGCGGCGATTCAGGGCGGCTGTCGCATCATCGCGTCACCGACGCCCTGGCCCAATCCCTGACCCGGCGGCTGACCGCCTTCGGTGA